In Etheostoma cragini isolate CJK2018 chromosome 19, CSU_Ecrag_1.0, whole genome shotgun sequence, the genomic window gTGACTTAATGCTctgatgatttatttaaagaggGTCATCCAGACTGAGGGCTGATAAGTCCTGATGGCTCGCTTCTCTGAAAGACTCACAGCTGCAAACTGAAGGTGATTTCTTTAATTATCAGTACATTTAAACAAGAGTAGAAGACAAAGAATTAGAGAATCAGTAGAACTGCTGCTGCCACTGTTACCACTTCAGCGTAGAGGATCCAAATGTTTCCCAGACTCTGGTTCTGGTCTCACTGTTGGTCTCTGAGGTTTGGGCTCATCAGCAGCTGCTGTAAAGAACAGAAGATATAATGTGGCTGATTCACAAGAAGGAAACCTGCTTTAgtgaaaataactaaataatctgcatctttcatttatttaagtaCAAACAGAAAAACTCCAGTTCTCGTGAATCATCTTACCAGTGACATTGAGCCAACATCTACCAGAGTTACTCTTATAATCTGTgaacactttacacacacacagtcccgaGTCTTCAGTCCTGAGTCTGGACACATGAAGTCTGAGTCGTCCTTCTCTGAGGACGTCTTTGTCCCACTTGACTCGTCCCGCATATTGTTCATCCTGAGACTCTGGGACCTCGACTCGTTCATGGAGGCAAAACAGTATTGAGGGTCAGAGGACAGTTAACAGTTCACAGAAGATGTTAAGAGAGGTGGATGAAACTGTGAGGGTTGGTTGTGAAGGTCCACTCCAATGTGATGTCGTGGTTCTCCTCTGCCTGATAGGAGGTCTGGGTCACATTCACTACAAGTGTTCCTgttgaggagacagagaggaaaagtgaGGAGCAGGATGCCAGTGAGCGTGTTGGACTTCTGAGCTCTCAAGTGAACAAGCCCAATTACTTCTTCAATCATTCAAAAATCGAATTACAAATAACGTGAAAATCAGGCATTTAATGACTAAGGTGCCTTTTTTGCCTTTCAGATCACAAGCCTTCTGAACTCCAAGAAGAAGCTTGAGTCTgacctggtccaggtccagagTGAAGTGGATGACACTGTTCAGGAAGCAAGAATAGCAGAGGAGAAGGCCAAGAAGGCCATCACTGATGTAGGTTTACAATCcatttgttcatattttcacCCCAATATGTTCAAGATATTTCTCATTAACATCTTATGCTGTTTCTTCTAGGCTGCTATGATGGCTGAGGAGCTGAAGAAGGAGCAGGATACCAGCGCTCACctggagaggatgaagaagaacctGGAGGTTGCTGTTAAGGACCTGCAGCACCGCCTGGATGAAGCTGAGAACCTGGCCGTGAAGGGTGGCAAGAAGCAGCTCCAGAAACTGGAGTCCAGGGTATGATAGTCACGTTAAGAATTTGCACAACGGAAGCAAGtctttaggaaaaaaaaagacgGATACTTATCGTCTTGTTTTTTTGAAGCTGCGTGAACTGGAGGCAGAGGTTGAGGCTGAGCAGAGGCGCGGAGCAGATGCCATTAAGGGTGTCCGCAAATATGAGGGGAGGGTGAAGGCGCTCACCTGTCAGGTACAGTCACTTTGATAGTTACCGTGTACAGtacaaaaatgaatatatttacCATTAGCAGACATACTGACCACTTTAAACCCCATCTCCACATGTTTCTGTGGACActtctttccttctttgtttAGTGGTAGTGGATAATAAAGTGCAGCTGGAAACTAACCAGAGACACAGGAGGTCAGGATGATGAGCAGCAGGATGCTGCAGATCATCTTCTccctgaaagaagagaaaggagctCAGTGCATTTTTATACACAGTAcccagtgtttcccacagattaGAAAGCAATATGTGGCGTGGGGGGCGGGGCTTTATTTGCATAAAACTTAGGGATGGTTTCAGCAAAGGTAGATAGAAATCTTCtgccaaataatcacaaattcagGGTGCTctgagtgtgagtgtgcgtgtgtgtgtgtgtgtgtgtgtgtgtgtgtgtgtgtgtgtgtgtgtgtgtatggagtgagagcagggaaaggaaatgcagctgaacaaatgtgttttttaaatagcgttatttaaaaaaaaaaaaaaacattgtgtgacGGGCCGCCACAAATTACTctgtgtgggaaacactggtAACTCATAatgcttgtttttattaacGGAGAAAGGATAGAATGAGGCTAAAGATTCACTGAGTCAAGGCCTTGATTTACTCTTTGTAATCTTCCAATGACGATGACTGTCATCTTGTATCTATATTGTGcattttggcttaaaaaaagCAATCATTGATAACTTTTGTTGTATGTGACTGTTCTTAAATTACGCAACATAATGATGGatcttttctactttttttccaGAGACCATATGTTATTTATAGCACTCGGGGtgtaaagaacattttttttaaatgtagtaaaaACTGTAACATTATATCAGAAAATGTTACCAACCATAAACTTACTGGCAATGTCCAAACATATGTAAACCCTTCACCACAAATGTATACAATAAATACAGCGATCTAAACACTAAACTACTTCCAATGAACTTTAAATCCATAGCAATACAAAacgtataaaaaataaacagtactGTACGTTACCTCTGCCTTTGTGTCCGTCACGCCTCTCAGGAACGAGccgatgctaacgttagcggctCTGCGTCTCCAATGCAAAGCATGTTTATGCTTTTGCATATTTTAACGTCATTTTCCCCGCCGTGTAATACGCTAAAATCTGCGCGACATActttgcaaaaacacacacggtCTTCGATGACATGGCTAGTCTCAAACTAGCAAACACACTT contains:
- the LOC117935199 gene encoding myosin heavy chain, fast skeletal muscle-like → MKSESSFSEDVFVPLDSSRILFILRLWDLDSFMEEVWVTFTTSVPVEETERKSEEQDASAFFAFQITSLLNSKKKLESDLVQVQSEVDDTVQEARIAEEKAKKAITDAAMMAEELKKEQDTSAHLERMKKNLEVAVKDLQHRLDEAENLAVKGGKKQLQKLESRLRELEAEVEAEQRRGADAIKGVRKYEGRVKALTCQW